The sequence cgaaatcatctgttagataacagccacgaggaaacaatacttcataaagtAAAGTACGACGTCGAAGtagaataattacaacagttagGATGTGTTATAAAGTCaaatctaaataacatcgttcttacgtatactgacaatTGCATTGAACGTTCGTTTGGATATTATTAGCATAATAGTTGGacgtgtgaataaaaacatatacgaaaactatggttgggttcgtggataATTTTTGAGGACGTTCAGATGTTTTTCAAACCCGTATTGcttgtaaataaaccgaaaatagaattaaaggGAAATCGAGGCATGATTTACAGtgtgaaataataacaaatacaaGGAGTAtggtaaacattaattaaaatggtaaccaccaatgtaactaaagtTTAGAGGGTTCAAGTAACGTGGCCAATTTGTAAAAGGCTAAtataaagagcttattacctaaaGTTAAGTGACATATTTAGTACGGTAACGTGTGTACTTAGGACATGGACTaggcgtgctcgtgtacatgcaatatgttttaccacagtatgtcgattaacgagtcataaatgtgcatgatttcgactaaaacttgacggcagtgacagaatatatgactcatttatgtgaaagcaactacgaaatgttatcatgCCTCATAAATATAgcacgaaataatctaatgaaattatgaaactcgcctgggttactgtTGCTTCTAAGTAGTGAAGATAcaaagtaggcagtagtttgaatatggattatgtacgaggtactgttgattaaatttttcgattaacacagagATGTAGACTGAATTTGTATAAGTCCAGAATTAAGTTAAGCCAAATAAATAGCATTGCTTGACGAAGTCTAAATGAGATCTAAGATTTCagaaaatttatagttcaaactcaccgtaaatttctagcattcgtatcctctgtttggccatggaactcagcaattggaaattaggcaggcagtgataaaaaaagtaaaacattctagtggatagtcgttaagcagaaagatgaatttacagtcgacagttaatcttgtctcgcttataccagtggataagttacaaacagatgtgcgttcgtgttgccttgtggctatactcacgagtggttgatattttaacagacatattacacagcagcatttacatgctgctaatgcttgttagcGAACCACGATAGCCTATTATAAACGTAGTTGATTAGTTAGATCTATCGATTGAACTAATTAtataggtttaaatgctaatcaacattgacatgaagcaacgaaagttcacagcgatagattaacataggcgatgataaaaatgaaaaagaataagtatagaatacaataataaagattatagtgataggttgcattattcgaagtcttgctcacctgtgtagatcaccaacgtagatgatctatgtcgaaatgattggagacctactcgagttagacgtgaatgatgTGACAGACTAGCTAATgttgaagtcacacctcatggtcagcaccttacgtggactaccccatcgacgtatcaaggtaccatatatgctttgaagactgtacaacacagaggacgttattacagaaatatattagttaaagtagatacaagtgaaagtgagaccactgccacatgggccagtccatggcatacgactaACTGATGAGCGTTGGTTTTACCTGGCCTTGgaagggagcgatgatctgttcgacattcagtgttccaactgccggatgatctggctagggcttagtgacatttcacttGCCCTACAGTACGAGTAAGTGAGTTATAGAAACCCCTATGAACTGCTACGGTGATGACATTGTCTGCCAAGTCTTTTGATAGAAGATTTGATTATAACCTCAATTCTGTATGAACTGGAAGAAATCCCTCTAAGGATTACTCCTTATCACTTTGGTGTTAACTGAACTACTTTTCCCTATATTTTATCGAAGTAACGTCAATAAAACTATTAGGACACAAGCTGTCAATTTCTCAAAAAAAGTTGAAGACGAGTCTCGAATCTATCCCAAAAgatgccaggactaacataggccatcaagcgtactgtccttcccaaactgaaactgaaactaaagGCGCATCTTTCGGATGTTGTGTCTACTTTTTCGAGTTCGTACTTTAGGCGTTTTCGTTGCATGAATGCATTATAAATATGGATTCTGTTAGCACGCGCTTACTCCAAGATGCGCAGACCTGCAATTTAGGTGGCAGTCAAGGGTTAACTATGAATCAGGTTGTAGATGCGGATAGTGTTCCTACGCAGATGGTCGATAAATGTCACCGAGTCAAGATGTGGCAGCAAACTAATTATCTCTCAGATTCTGGCATTCACAGCGCTGTTGGGACTCATACACCAAGTATCAGTAGCAAGGTAGAATGTGATGACGCTGAAGCAGACGATCGTTATTTAACTCAAAAACCGGGTCATTTACCTCATTGGTCATCTTTTCCACTTTCTGTTAACCCGTCGGACTCTTGTCTTTTGTCTCCAGCTACACCTAGTACAAGTAGCATTCTAGGCGTTGACTCCTTAAGTGATGTTGGCGGCTCCCACTCTGCAAGTAACGTTGATCTACGAGGAAACAAGCTACCAGAAATTGATACCGATGAGGCTGCAGGAGCCATACCAGAGCTTGTCAAACTGATCAAAGATGAAGATGACCAGGTTATTATTTACCAGTCATCAATGATGGTTTTCCAATTGAGCAAGTCAGAAGCTATCGATGCCCTTATAAAGTCGAGAGACATGATAGACTGTATAATATCTGCTCTGGATCGAACAGAAGATCCAGAAACAGTTCGTTTTCTTGCTGGTACATTATATAACATTTCGCAGATGCAACCTGGGCTCAAGGTAAGTGCTTTGTATTTCTGACTCGATCTTTAGGCAATATTTGCCGCACAATGTATCCCCTCTCTTGTTAAGCTTTTGAATTCACCTGTAGAATCAGTTTTGTTCTATGCAATAACGACGTTACACAATCTTCTACTTCATCAAGATGGAGCGAAAGCCGTTGTAAGACAGAGTGGGTGTTTACAAAAGATGACTGCTTTATTGCGGAAAAATAACATTAAGTTTCTCACCATATGTACTGATTGTCTACAAATACTGGCTTATGGTCATCAGGAAAGTAAACTGCAAATTCTTTGCAGCGGGGGGCCCATTGAACTGGTTCGGATATTAAGAACATATCAGTATGAAAAGTTACTTTGGACCACGGCTCGAGTTCTCAAAGTGTTAAGCGTGTGTGCTAGTAACAAGCCGGCTATTATTGTTGCTGGAGGAATGGACGCTTTAGCAAAGCACTTACATAGTTCAAGTCACCGGTTGGTATTAAACTGCCTTTGGGCACTTCGCAATTTATCCGATGCTGCGACAAAAATGGATAATCTCCAGCCTTTGTTGCACTCATTGGTCCGTTTATTGGATTGTGGTGATAGCAGTATGATTACATGCGCAGCGGGAATCCTCTCCAATCTAACGTGCAATAACCACGCAAATAAATTTATCGTTTTTAAGGTAAGGTCTTACAATAAATCTAAACGTAATTTTGCAGATGGGTGGCGTGGAGGCGCTTTTGCGTGCGGTCAGTCAACCTGCTGTCAAAGAAGATATCCTAGAACCATGTATGTGCGCTTTAAGGCATTTAACAAGTCGTCATGAAGAGGAAGAAACAGCAAGACATGCCTTGGTTCATGAACTCAACGGTTTGCCGATTATCGCTCGAGTTTTGCATGCAGCAACTGCTGGTATTTGTCCTGATCTTGGTTTAGTCTGTCAACATCCTCAGAATCCGGTGGTATCGTGGATGCTTGTTAAAGCTATGGTTGGCCTTTTGCGCAATCTGTCTGTCACCTTAGATAGCCATTATGGTATGCGTGAATGTGGGCTTGTCACCGGTTTGTTTTTACTACTTTATGCAGCGcaatatgaaataattagaGTGAGTGcctctgtttatttattaatatcctGGGAGTATAATAAATATGACCCTAAGGTTTTCTAAAATGAGAACAATAAACTATGGGGAAaggtgaattcatttcatttggtGTCCCCTCAATCCTCAACTTATTAAATGTCAACAAGAATTTGTGCTTCACACATAGTCAGATTTATAAAACAGTTTTGTGGTGGTGTCTGTAGATTTAGAGCAAATGAAGTGATTTCACTTCACTCAACAAAGCTTTTTGTCCTTGTATAAAATCTCAACAAGAGGACTAATTTGCTAGGACTTGTAGTTCATTTAAAGTATTGGTTGTGATCAATATGaggtttaattattattttaacagtttGTGGTATCTGTGGAGCAGATATTTTGTGAGGACTTCGAGAAGTCACAAATAAATGTTCTGGTGTTTTTTTATGGTTGTGGACACCCACTAGTAGTTGTATGTGTATCTCATTTGTCACGTACAAATGTATGTGCTTGGCTTTCAGGAAAAAATTAATTGTATGACGGCTACATCTAATGGTTGACGACTCGATAGATTTATTCGGTCTTAGTTTGACCACTCCTACCACTCTCCCAACCTATTCCTACATCGACCAACATCACGTGTCGTAACGAGGTAGCCAGTTGTTGGGCATAAGCAGCATGTGTTCCGACCAGCTTAGTCGACGAAGATTCAAAACCCCATGTCTACTCAGTACCCTACATTTAACACCAGGATTGATCACTTGGTGGTCAAAACATATGCAAGCAATGTTTAGAAGACACGTATGTTCGAACACTAATTCCCGTTGTCTCTGAGAGCCATGTTTCGGTCGTAAATTAGGACGGAGTAAATTGCTGGACAGTATACTCATCCGATTGGCAGATAGACATGTCACCTGATCCATAGGTGATGGAAGTTATCAGAATCCAAGTGAGCCTTCTAGATCCGTACTGATATTTCTTCCGATGCAAACCCACGaggactgatgagacttccaagatgatTGAAGTGGTCTATGTGCGCAACTACTTCACTGGATATTGTTACTGCGGACCAGTTCCCAAACAATATTTTTgatcgagagagagagagagagagaaatggATCTAAAACACTGTTACATTGTTGCTTCAGGTGATCAGAATACTAGATCTCGTCAGTGTTTTCATCGAACACCTCCATATTTCAAGTTAATAAGTAGACTTTCTGGTAGGTGATAAGTCCTTGGAAAGTCAGATGACAGAAGCGTTATCCCTAAAGAAGCATGTATGACAGAGTAAAAATAGGGAAATCTGGAAACCCTAACGAACATCACTTGGTATCATTATTTTTGATGACATTTGGCCATAAGCTCTGATTCAACTAGTTGTCTTCGAATAAAGAACCTCTACAAGTTTTATGTACTTTGGTGTATACCTTCAACCATAAATGCTGCTGTTAAACCTGTCAAGTATTGCGGATGAATACCACATTAAAGTCAAAAGTTCAGTGTCGGTAGGCACGTCCATGCTCGAGAACCTGAAAGGATTAGTATTTGACCGGTACTCCCACTTCCAGGTCTGGTACTAGGTTCGTTTCTCTCAGATTCGCTGTTCACAGGCTTTTCTGAAGTTTTGATAATCACTGAAAACATTATTTTGTGCACCATATTAGCCAAGCTTATTCTGTGGCTGTCGCAAGAAGATTTTAATCTTCCAAAAACTTGGACAGCCCTCGAGACCAGCCAATTAGGATAACGTCCAGTTCCGAAACTGCAGCTTATGTCCTAGGCAATCTAACAtctaaaactggaccaccatccaaAGAAATCTCCAGGATTAGCCTATCGGGGTTCATCGTTATCCTTTGCTTTAGATTAGCTATGGTTGTTTCAAATACATTGATAGTCGAGAGACTTATGTTAGTATCCCATCCAGGCTGTTTTTTATCGGTAGGCAACTGGAGGGTAACTGCGAATTTGTTAAATTGTAATTAAAAGTGTTTCACCCCCCACTCTTACGGTTTGTGCTTAGAGTGGGTCATAATTTCGGTAATCTAACTGTACTACTTTCCTTTTTGATAATTctgaaatgtttattattacctATCGCCACGGCCTTTTCTGTCCCTTGATTTCGCCTCCCACTAATACTGATAGTGATTGAGTAGACTTTTTGTCAGTCTAAGCCATCTCTTTTCATCGTGTTCGTTGCTGGGATGAGTCCCGGGGTATTTGTCTGTTTCAGTAAATGACACCGAAACTTAATTGTATTTGCTAGCTTTTTTAAGTCACCGATATATATTACCGTAAGACAGACAGATACGTGTTCTCACTAGAGTATGATCAGAGTCTAATGATGTGCTCTAAAAACGAGCAGCAGCAGTGTATCGGGCTTCTCTAACGATGGTTGGTGGTGATATGGCCTATTCGCGTCCGTCGATTTTGATATTTGTCACGTGAGACTAATTTTGGTATTTTCTAGAAATAGATGGTTATCTGAACATAGTCGCAGCAAAATGGTCATTGTTATTTCTTCTCTGTACTCAAACGTCTCTAGATTGGTCTAAGTTTTTATGATACGTTCATACACTAGCTACTTACTTCATAACCCCAACTTTAGTGCGTGGAGAAGACTTCTGCTGTCCTCTTCTTCCCTGCCCACTAATTAGAGGAACAGTCCAGTTTATACTGAAGCTTTGTTGATCTATACCACATAAGTAATTGAAATCGCACTCATGTTAGTCCAGTTACATATCAATTCAATGATTGAAATTCCTTATCAACCCAATTATTGCTAATGACACAAAATCACACTGACACAATCAATGCAAATGGAAATAGATAGGCAATCCAATAAACAATTacaactgaataaaaataatatatttgtaatatcccaatgagtagaaaattggattttctgacgtttcgtgacttagtgtaagtcacttcttcagagaaattACAACTGAAATTACACTGGGAGTCAACGAATATAGTTAACTCTGAATAATTTAATATGACGGAAAATGTTTTGAAAGTTCGCTGAATGAAAATCACTTTAATCGATACAGGAAATCATAATTTCTCTGCTTATACGTTTTACTCGGGGATAA comes from Schistosoma haematobium chromosome 3, whole genome shotgun sequence and encodes:
- the CTNNB1_1 gene encoding Catenin beta-1 (EggNog:ENOG410V4WS~COG:T,Z), which codes for MDSVSTRLLQDAQTCNLGGSQGLTMNQVVDADSVPTQMVDKCHRVKMWQQTNYLSDSGIHSAVGTHTPSISSKVECDDAEADDRYLTQKPGHLPHWSSFPLSVNPSDSCLLSPATPSTSSILGVDSLSDVGGSHSASNVDLRGNKLPEIDTDEAAGAIPELVKLIKDEDDQVIIYQSSMMVFQLSKSEAIDALIKSRDMIDCIISALDRTEDPETVRFLAGTLYNISQMQPGLKAIFAAQCIPSLVKLLNSPVESVLFYAITTLHNLLLHQDGAKAVVRQSGCLQKMTALLRKNNIKFLTICTDCLQILAYGHQESKLQILCSGGPIELVRILRTYQYEKLLWTTARVLKVLSVCASNKPAIIVAGGMDALAKHLHSSSHRLVLNCLWALRNLSDAATKMDNLQPLLHSLVRLLDCGDSSMITCAAGILSNLTCNNHANKFIVFKMGGVEALLRAVSQPAVKEDILEPCMCALRHLTSRHEEEETARHALVHELNGLPIIARVLHAATAGICPDLGLVCQHPQNPVVSWMLVKAMVGLLRNLSVTLDSHYGMRECGLVTGLFLLLYAAQYEIIRVSASVYLLISWEYNKYDPKVF
- the CTNNB1_1 gene encoding Catenin beta-1, variant 2 (EggNog:ENOG410V4WS~COG:T,Z); protein product: MDSVSTRLLQDAQTCNLGGSQGLTMNQVVDADSVPTQMVDKCHRVKMWQQTNYLSDSGIHSAVGTHTPSISSKVECDDAEADDRYLTQKPGHLPHWSSFPLSVNPSDSCLLSPATPSTSSILGVDSLSDVGGSHSASNVDLRGNKLPEIDTDEAAGAIPELVKLIKDEDDQVIIYQSSMMVFQLSKSEAIDALIKSRDMIDCIISALDRTEDPETVRFLAGTLYNISQMQPGLKAIFAAQCIPSLVKLLNSPVESVLFYAITTLHNLLLHQDGAKAVVRQSGCLQKMTALLRKNNIKFLTICTDCLQILAYGHQESKLQILCSGGPIELVRILRTYQYEKLLWTTARVLKVLSVCASNKPAIIVAGGMDALAKHLHSSSHRLVLNCLWALRNLSDAATKMDNLQPLLHSLVRLLDCGDSSMITCAAGILSNLTCNNHANKFIVFKMGGVEALLRAVSQPAVKEDILEPCMCALRHLTSRHEEEETARHALVHELNGLPIIARVLHAATAGICPDLGLVCQHPQNPVVSWMLVKAMVGLLRNLSVTLDSHYGMRECGLVTGLFLLLYAAQYEIIRRSVSSTHPTFSTVVQSVRLEEIVEGICGALHMLAKDHATRSYLALLKAPALSITPSIQSGSSGLAIFVELLHSPHESIQRASAGVLAEVSQDRDGLEALATLPGAGSRFDELVRSRNEAISTYASAVVIRLAEERRGIGSNPYIFSSHIESLNTPPLPMDTGEVYHVPTVHPGGTLHPEMPSLTHHGSWNHGPLQTHPQESGNTCGSPSNSLMEMLGPFPPGCKGSVCNDCCSYWGDCDPPGTCSDPNCIYNGNNNQSSGTYSELQPVKLYHNIRSPSRTGFVGCGNIYSVGPTLVSSSVQNIDNTHQLQGSNPVLPTGMSVVPRRSCVGSISSSGYLSPGGDMFLNPSPSEYKPFHEDNQGILRPSLLDQQTHAASISSPAIPSRNVSAGYLSPDLMALEETDPDWFGGPAVM